From the Primulina tabacum isolate GXHZ01 chromosome 3, ASM2559414v2, whole genome shotgun sequence genome, one window contains:
- the LOC142540612 gene encoding uncharacterized protein LOC142540612 produces MLQLLFSLVFAEMALIVVFVFKTPLRKLVILSLDRAKRGGGPIVVKTVAGTVFIVMMSTLYSVVAVQRRWIEEGEVNPTDQVLLAKNLLEASLMGFSLFLGLMIDRLHHYIRELRIRRKNMEATKKQSRGFEDGKPVVSEEIRALEVGMTTLKERIEQLEIQLEEKAKEVSSAEANALALKKQSEGFLLEYDRLLEENQNLRSQLQSIDRSLSHSDSKKFA; encoded by the exons ATGTTGCAGCTGCTGTTTTCTCTAGTGTTTGCGGAGATGGCGCTGATTGTTGTGTTCGTGTTCAAGACGCCGCTGAGGAAGCTGGTGATACTGAGTCTGGATCGGGCCAAACGCGGCGGCGGCCCAATCGTAGTGAAGACGGTGGCGGGGACTGTTTTCATCGTGATGATGTCCACCTTGTACAGTGTGGTGGCTGTCCAGAGACGTTGGATCGAGGAAGGCGAGGTCAATCCCACGGATCAGGTTCTCCTAGCTAAGAACCTTCTCGAAGCTTCTCTTATGG GATTTTCACTATTTCTTGGCCTGATGATTGACAGATTGCATCATTATATCCGAGAACTGCGCATAAGAAGAAAGAACATGGAAGCCACGAAGAAACAAAGCCGAGGTTTTGAGGATGGCAAGCCTGTAGTGTCCGAGGAAATCAGAGCACTGGAAGTTGGGATGACCACTTTAAAAGAAAGGATCGAGCAACTTGAGATACAGCTCGAAGAAAAGGCTAAAGAGGTGAGCAGCGCAGAAGCCAATGCATTAGCTTTGAAAAAACAATCAGAAGGGTTTCTTCTTGAATATGATCGGCTGCTTGAAGAAAACCAGAATCTTCGTAGCCAGTTGCAATCCATAGATCGGAGCTTGTCTCATTCTGATAGTAAGAAGTTTGCGTGA